From the genome of Mastacembelus armatus chromosome 5, fMasArm1.2, whole genome shotgun sequence:
CCTTTTTAAGTTCATCAATCCACAACCACGAACCAAGCTTTTGTATAgacatttaaatgaatttgtAGTTTTCTAATTTTCATTAGAAATGTGCAGGCTATCTAGAATCAAAACTGAAAGGGAGCCCCACTTACATAAGGGGCCCTTGAATATTCTATACATGGATCTATCAGAAATTTGTCAACTTGTTTCTTGGCCTTAGTGCCAACTGGCATAGTGTTGCCTACTCAGTAGTTGTTGCCAACAGGTTCATAATCTCTTAGTTCACAGAGAAATGCAGCCACCTTGGTATAGGCTACTACACATAGGCCTAAATGAATTAGTAGATGCACAGTGTGAAAAACATATAATCCAAAAGAGTGTTTATTACAATAATAGCTGAAATTGTCCCGTCGTATGCAACTTAATCATGTCACTATATTTTAGgcagttttagtcatatttggCAGGCTAtacataaaaaagacattttagaGTAACCTTAATTCGTTATTAGGAATAACGCCAACTAACTTATCACGGCTTTCAACTCGAGTGATGCCAATATTTATTTAGGGCCTATCAGCAACACCGACCAGCTATATTTTACtaactataaataaaataaaaaatttctcgtcattttatttttgttcaggCAGCACACGGTCAGCttcaacaaacagaaacatttggGGCCCTTTTACATCACATGTGCGCCTTCTGCTCTAGCATCGTGAGGGGAAACCATGCCGAAATCAAAGAGGGACAAGAAAAGTAAGCAAATATcagtccatgtttttttttgtacggacatattcacattttaaCCGGTTGCTTGGATGGAAGGATTGTTCGTAGAAACAAGCTAAGTTTAGTTTCTTCTCCTGCGGGATGTTACGCTGGCGCTGAGACACGTTCAATGCTGAAGTTAGCTTCTCTTTCACAAAACCTCAAAcgtatttgtttttaaaatagtaTTTTGCTTTTCTGAGAATTGTAATGTGGGTGTCCTGTGTCGTTGTTTGGGATAAATCTAATTAGAATAATTTAGAGATACACATAATAAAAAGTATCACAAACTCAAATAATGGGTTTCACACAGAGATTAAAGAGGCATGGCTGAAAGACAGCATTTAGAGCAAACTGACTGATTTTCACATGATCTCCCCATAGTTTCATTAACGAAAACAGCCAAAAAAGGACTGGAGTTAAAACAGAAGTTAATAGAAGAGGTGAGTGGTTCTTCTCTGGTCTCTTCTCAGATTATATTTGTTATATGCTTACCAGTGTTAAATGAAGCTGTTGAGATGTTTCATAGTAAattctcctcctgtttcttttttgtttttagttacGGAAATGTGTGGATACCTACAGACAcctgttcattttctctgtggCCAATATGAGGAATAACAAGCTGAAAGACATCAGGACAGCATGGAAGCACAGCAGGTACTGGCActtatttcatttcagtgtgtgaaaacataATGTCTTAATGTGCACGGGAGAGATCTGATTTAAGTCTGAGAGGTTACTCTAAAGTCATTAGAAACTACAAATCTGTATCAGAGAGCTTGTAACTTTTAATTTAGGGCATGGAGTTTGAAAGATGTGGCGAgggtctgatttttaaaatgccaCTAAGTTTTATGGGAGCTGAAGATTGCCTGACCTAAACTGCAGACTAAAAGTTAGGATGTCTTACCTACTGCTTCTATTACGGTAACCGTTTGAGTTGGTTCATCAGTTCATAACTGATTGAAAGATGTCAAGAGGTGTCATATGAAACCTTTAAATTGGACTCGTCTCCCCTCCACAGATTCTTCTTTGGCAAAAATAAAGTCATGATGATTGCCTTGGGTAAAGGTGAAACAGATGAGTACAAAGACAATTTGCACAAGGTAGATGAGATCCAAAAGAGTGATGAGAAGGTGAAAACATTGCTGTAATTCAAATATTTGactcttttgttgtttctgaaaATATGCAGGTAAGCAAATATCTGCGAGGAGAAGTGGGTGTACtattcacaaataaaacaagggATGAGGTTCAAGAGTAAGTAAGGGCTCAGTTCACAGACCATGATTGCAGTGATAAGTCATAcattgttacattttttaaataatctaCTGTACTGATAGGTATTTTAGCAATTTCAAAGACATGGACTATGCACGGGCAGGCAATCAAGCACAGATGGACGTAACCCTGGATGAGGGACCACTGGAACAGTTTCCTCACTCAATGGAGCCACAGTTGAGGCAATTAGGACTCCCCACTGCTCTCAAAAAAGGCAAGATAAAAAATGTTGTAGTGCAAAGAAGAGAGAAATTACCAGTCACctttacagtctttttttttttttcattttagttggATATAACATTGACATGTCTTTCTATTAGGAGTGGTAACACTGTTGAAGGACTATGAAGTCTGTAAAGATGGAGACGTGCTAACTCCTGAGCAGGCTCGTATTCTGGTGAGTTCTTGCATGTTTCACTTGAAAATATGTTGCCTGAGACATGCAGTACTTTGTTGTAGGTGACCATTAAAATCGGCTCCTTCCTGTTCACAGAAACTCTTTGGTATCGAGATGGCAGAATTCAAAGTGCAGATCAAATGTATGTGGAACTCAGAAACATGTGAGTTTGAAAACTTTGCTGGTGAGGAACAGTCTATTCAgcatgatgaagatgatgatgatgatgaagaagatgtAGAGTGAAACCTCCACAAGGACGGGCTTGTGCACATCTCTTTTTACAAGTCACTTTTTGTCCATCTTTGACATCAGAGGGATATTGATGTTGAAACCATTCATCTTCACTGACTGTGCTGCCACTGGAGTCATTTCTCACCTAAAATTTCTTCAACTTGAGTTTTAGCTTGGGCTGATTTGTTCAGTAAACACTTGTTTTATCAAGATTTGTCATCATAATTGCATGACAGTAGTTTTCCATTCTGCCAGAACATGTACAAGTACCTGCCATATGTTAACCCAACCCAAAcgatgcattttatttttaagaaaaacattttgttaatgtgatatgtctttatttttattgtgaatgtCTAAGTAAGTCATACTCCTGAAAAGGTAACTATTTTTctaaatatgacattttcatttttagattaACAAAAAAGTGCTCCTGGATATTAACAAATGCTGGTTTTTAATTGACCTATAAGAAAATTAGAGCAATAGAGCAATTTCagtaaaaaactaaaagcagGCAACTGAGGGAAACGGACCATTAATAGATTCTGTAAGCACCTGAAAATGTTTGATCGGACTGCGATGAAGATTTTGGctcataaaaaatgttttaaaaagggACTTTATCTGAAGTAGTTTGGACATTCATGGGCTACGAGATTCCAGGCTTCATTAAAGGCCTCGACCACTGTCTCATCAAGAGGACCCTCCTCTGAAGCAGCCAGGTTCTGTTGAAGCTGCGCCATGCTTGACATGCCAATGATGACTCCATCTCCAAGATCACCCTGTAAGTGCAGATGATGCAGttgtcagaggaaaaacaatgcTATCAAACCACAATGTGGTTTTATTGAGGATACATTACAAGAAATATCTTCGTTTTAATTTACAACCATAACAGAGTAAAGAGGTATGTAAAGACAGTAGTGCATGGTTAaatcatgttattttaaatcagtgttggCAACTGCTTTAAAATTCTGCCTCAGTTTATCAAACTGAAAAGCATCAATCTTTGtccaatatataaataaaaatacaaaatgtccATTGTACCATAGCGTACTGTCCTCTCCTCATAGGTTTAAATTCAAATTCTCATAAGCTAAAAACTCTGAACATAGACCCATATTACTGCAACTATCTTTGCACAATAGGTACCTTCAGTTGGGAGTGGTGGTACATCCAGCGCATAGCAGCCGAAGTAAGGGTGGGTTTTTCTGAACCATACGCTGTCTCCAAGGCTTTGAGAACCACATCTATGGCCTGGAAGTGACTTTGTTTCCAGTATCTTGCAAGAGTACAGTCAGTGTTACTTTTCTGTGCTTTATCAACAGATAAATGCATTAACTGCAGACATGTATAAATATCTAACCTGCCACAGCATCTtcactggaaaaaacaaaccGCTGCTGGTTTACCTGTCCCTGTATGTTGTGGCCCAGCTGCTACCAAAGAATCGTCCTGCAGGTTGAGAACGATCTTTGTCTTCATAATGGTACTTTCCTGTCAGAAGGCCACCTGCACAGAAATAATGCCAGAATTCATGTTATGTGGGATTATACTAACGTACTCGGTACTGTCACTTAATGACATTGAAGGATTTACAACGTTATTCATCCACACTTTCAAATTTTGTTAAATGTCCCTCTTTGACCGCAACAATTCAAACGGTGGCAGCAAGATGCAGATAGATGTACTTTGTTGATTCCAATTGGGAAATTCCTTTGTGGCAGCTGCAAGGTATAGACAGCATACAATGcaagaatacaaaataaaattaaaatatagtAAAGTATTTACAAGTACATGAGAACACAATATATACTACACATATACTAAAAAATCTACATAGCAAGTGTGCAAAATGTACCAGAtagacaaaataagaaaatacataAGAAATTAAGTGTACAAGAAACCTAAAAAATAATATCTTTATATAATATCTTTGCAGTTGTATTGTGCAAATGATTCTGATAATGTACCTGCTAAGGGATTATATGCATAGAATTTCATTCCATAGTATCTCAAACATGGCAGCAACTCTGTCTCAACCTGTCTTGTCGTGGCATTATACATCCCCTGTGAAAGGTTGAAAGAGTGTAAGTTAGGAGTGGGAACAACAGTCAAAAAAATCAGGTGGAACTATGTTAAAGCAAAGAAGAAACAATCAAAGATTGCAGTGAGTTGGAAAAAACTTAAGGGTTTCTCCATGCTGTGATGTATTTGCTTGACAAACACTACTGCCAGTCCTGGCAGTGTAATTGCACTTTTTTTCCTAAAACATACCTAGTCATATGGACGGATGTAAcatcaataaatatttatatttattccaagatgacaagaaaacaaaaaggttgttttaaaaagtggCAGAATACCTGATAAACAGTGGGAACAATCCAGTTGTTGTGTCGGGAGATGCACACAATTTCAGCAACTTCCCATGACGCATAGTTTGACAGGCCCAACTCTTTGAATTTTCCCTGAAGGGTGATATGTTAACATGGAGTCATACATCACTTTAATGAAATATTGTCAAATAACCAGACAATATCTGAACATGACAGCTGTAATTTATACATGCATTTTTTTGGTGTGTCAGAGGAAAGGTTTAAAGTTTAAACCCATAGATTGCAGCATATGTAGAAACAGACAATGAAGTCTCTTAACCGCTTTGTGGAGTTCATTGCAGGCCCTAAGAGTATCCTGGATGGGGTTTTGGTGATCAGGGGCATGGAGGTAGAAGAGATCCACGCAGTCAGTCCGCAGCCTCTGAAGAGAGGTTGCCAGCTGGGAGCGCACACTTTCTGGCTTCAGTGTCTTCCCATCCCAGGGGTTGGCCTTGGTAGCTATGCTTACTGTCACAGAGAAATTAGAAGTACATTAGTTATCAGTACATTTCTGTTGGTGGGGATTTGATAACATGGTTTTTGACTATCAGGCATTGTGGTATTATGAATGTGGCTTTGACCACACATCAGTCCAAATTTCTGTAACAACAGGTTTAAGAGTACAATAATAATCAACttgtttgtggtgttttgtgATGTGCTGTGCTTTGCTTGTGACACTGTTGCTGCTTTATTCAGAGTTCAAAGACTTAAAAGAGCATGGCTACCACAATATTTTGCAGTGGCTCACCATCCCATCCTGTTTGTGAATACTGGGGgccatcatttgtttttcag
Proteins encoded in this window:
- the akr7a3 gene encoding aflatoxin B1 aldehyde reductase member 3; amino-acid sequence: MQWLLGGRLCTLRQRHFIIDVLVLLPTFTARRDMSSSGAPRPVSLLGTMAFGGRADAEQSLEMLKAFLDRGHNQVDTAFMYTDGKSEEIIGTMNLPKTVSIATKANPWDGKTLKPESVRSQLATSLQRLRTDCVDLFYLHAPDHQNPIQDTLRACNELHKAGKFKELGLSNYASWEVAEIVCISRHNNWIVPTVYQGMYNATTRQVETELLPCLRYYGMKFYAYNPLAGGLLTGKYHYEDKDRSQPAGRFFGSSWATTYRDRYWKQSHFQAIDVVLKALETAYGSEKPTLTSAAMRWMYHHSQLKGDLGDGVIIGMSSMAQLQQNLAASEEGPLDETVVEAFNEAWNLVAHECPNYFR
- the mrto4 gene encoding mRNA turnover protein 4 homolog — its product is MPKSKRDKKISLTKTAKKGLELKQKLIEELRKCVDTYRHLFIFSVANMRNNKLKDIRTAWKHSRFFFGKNKVMMIALGKGETDEYKDNLHKVSKYLRGEVGVLFTNKTRDEVQEYFSNFKDMDYARAGNQAQMDVTLDEGPLEQFPHSMEPQLRQLGLPTALKKGVVTLLKDYEVCKDGDVLTPEQARILKLFGIEMAEFKVQIKCMWNSETCEFENFAGEEQSIQHDEDDDDDEEDVE